One Chitinivibrionales bacterium genomic window, TTCTGACACCGGCCGGAATGCGGGAAAAATTAAAAATTACCCAAAAATACCTGCATAGACGAATGCTGGAATATGAGGAAATGCAAAAAGAGATTGCGCAGCTTCAGCAAGAAATCAATGTTAAGGAAAAAGTGAACTGATTGCTTATTATTTGTGAAGCATGATGTTCTAAAAAACAGTTTTACCCATAAAATTTGATAGGCGGAACGCTCCCGGTACCGCCGATGGGGGAAAGGAGCGACCGGGACGAACGAAAAAAGGAAGTTACATGGGAAAAACATTCGCATTAATCGGAGCGGGCGGATATATCGCGCCGCGGCACTTGCAGGCAATCAAAGACACGGGAAACGTGCTCGTGGCGGCGTGTGACCCCAAGGATTCGGTAGGCGTACTTGACAAATATTTTTTTGATGTTCATTTTTTTACGGAATTCGAACGCTTTGACCGCCATGCAGAGAAGCTGCGTCGCAAGGGCACTCCCGTTGAATACGTCAGCATCTGCTCGCCGAATTACTTGCATGATGCGCATATGCGATTTGCCATGCGGATAGGAGCCAATGCGATCTGCGAGAAACCGCTCGTGCTCAACCCGTGGAACCTTGACGCTCTTGCGGAGCTGGAGCAGGAGAGCGGGAAAAAAATAAGCACCATTCTGCAGCTTCGCGTGCATCCGGCGCTCATTAAGCTGCGCGAGAACATTTTAAAAGTAAAAAAGGTTCAGAAACATAAGATCGTCCTTACCTATATTACTTCTCGAGGAAATTGGTACCTTGTATCATGGAAGGGACAGCTTGATCGGTCGGGCGGACTAGCAACGAACATCGGCATACATTTTTTCGACCTCCTCATATGGCTCTTTGGTTCAGTCCAGCGCTCCGAAGTTCATGTTTCCATGCCGAGAAAGACCGGCGGATTTCTGGAACTTGAGCGCGCCACCGTGCAATGGTTCCTTTCAATTGATAAAAGCGACCTTCCTTCGCAGGCTGTCGCCCAGAACAAAACAACCTTCCGATCGATCACCATGGACGAGAAAGAGATAGAATTCTCGGAAGGTTTCGCAAACCTTCATACAAAAGTGTACGAAGAAACACTGGTAGGAAACGGTTTCGGCATAGAGGATGTCAGGCCTTCCATTTCGCTTGCCCACGAAATACGGATCGCAACGCCGACGGGAATCAAGGCGGAATCGCACCCATTTCTCACAAAGGCAAGTTTATGACGCAATACTTCAAACATGAATCCGCATATGTAGACGAGCCTGTTGACATAGGAGAGGGAACGAAAATATGGCATTTTTGTCATGTCATGAAGAATGTAAAAATAGGGATAAACTGCATTCTCGGGCAGAACGTGTCCATTGCAAGCGATGTGAAAATCGGCGACAATGTAAAAATCCAGAACAATGTATCGGTGTATACGGGTACGATTGTTGAAGACGATGTCTTTCTCGGGCCTTCATGCGTTCTGACAAATGTCACCAATCCGCGCGCGCAAATCAACCGGCACGCATTGTATGAAAAAACAAACATTAGGCGAGGAGCAACGATCGGCGCTAATGCAACGATCGTTTGCGGAACTACGATCGGAAGATATGCATTTATAGCGGCCGGCGCTATTGTGTCCAAAGATGTTCCGGATTATGCTCTTGTCATGGGAGTGCCAGGGAGACAAGAAGGTTGGATGAGCAGGCACGGGCATATTTTAAAAAGCCCGGATAAAAAGGGGATAATGAAATGTCCGGAGAGCGGATTACGGTATAAAGAAATTAAAAAAGGCGTTTTAAGATGCATGGATCTTGATGAAGACGCCGAATTACCCGACGGTTTGAAAATCGGAAAAGTGCGGTATGACGATCTGAAAAAAAAGCATCGTCCCTAAAATGAAATTTCTTGTTGATGAATGATGAAATATAATAGCCAAAACCATTTGCTGAAGATCCTGCAGACCTTATCAAAAGCGAAAGTAAGGCATATCGTGTGCGGCGGCGTTGCCGTTGTTTTGCACGGCGTAGAACGAATGACCATCGATCTTGACATTGCCCTGGATTTTGACCCCGGCAATGTCAGGAGGTTCAATGCAGCAATGAAGCGCCTGAGCCTGGTCCCCAGGGTGCCGATTTCCGCCGAGTGCCTTGCCGACAAAAAGCAACGGGAAACATTGATCAGGGAGAAAAACGCCCTGGTTTTTACGTTTATTGATACCGAAAATCCCTTTCGTATGGTAGATGTACTATTAACTGCTGAGAACTCATATAAAGCGTTGTATGCAAAATCCGAGAAAAGAAAAATTGGGAGGGTGGCAGTTCGGGTGGCATCCAAGAGACAGATTATTTCCATGAAAAGCAAGGTGCGGCCACTCCGTGATAAAGACAGGTTCGACATCAACGCTCTTAAAAAAGCACAATGACCACATCACAATGCAGCGTGCTGTCCGCTTTTGACAGGAAGGACTTTGACGGCCACACGGATTTTCCGTCTTTGACGGCCGAGCAGAGACTTTTGTGGCTGTCCGGGTGTGCACGATTTGCGGTTGCCGCAAAAATGAATGTTGGAAACAGAATACATCGTGTCAGAAGAGCGAATCCCGCGGCAAGAAGCCGGAAGCGTGAACATAGGCATCAGGGCAAAAAAACCGGGTGAACAATTGAAATTTCCGAAAAGTAGGGGCTCTGAACCATCACAATTTATTTTTCTGTCAAGACTCAAGTAAATATTATCAATACCAACCAACTCCTGGAAAGATAACCATGGAACACCTTCCAGTCCAACCGCAGACAACGCCCTTGTCACGGCCGAGAGACCCGGATGAGATCAACCTGCTCGAATACATCTACGCGCTTGTTAAGCACAAGAAGCTGATAATAGGGCTCACGCTGCTGGGAATTGTCGGCGGCTACGTTGCGGCGCTTGTCAAGGGGCCGATGTGGGTGGCGGAGGCGATGATAGCGCCGAAGGAACGCGAGTCGCAAAAATCAACGTCACTTGCCGATCTCGGCGCGCTCGGAGGCCTTGTTGCCAGCCAACTGAACCTCGACCAAGGCAGCGCGAGCCTGAACACGATGGAGATGATACTTGACAGCAGGGACTTCGGGGCAAAGCTTATAGAGAAGGACTCCCTGTTGCCGTTTATTTACAAATATCAATGGCCGGGAAAATACAAGAAATACTGGGACCAATCGCGAAATACATGGAAACCTAATTTCGTTAAACCGAACCCGCTCGCCATGGGCGGTTTTATTAAGAAGAAATACGTCAAGAAAACCAAAGACACTAAGAAAAATGTAATTGTATTAACCATCCAAACGAAAGACTCCGCATTCACAAGTACTTTTGCAACCACATATATGGACTATCTCAATGAATATATTCGAACAAAGGTCCAAACTGAAGCAAAAGAGAACGTGGCTTATCTTGACAGTGAACTTGTCAATATCGCTGACCCATTACTTAGGACGAAAATTCTCGGGCTCCTTGCGAGTGAGATTGAAAAAGAGATGGTGGTAAGCAGAGAGGCGTTCAAGGTTGCGGACCCCTTGTATATCCACAAGACCTTTAAGGAGAAGAGACTTCTTCCGCTGGTTTTCGGGGTTGGATTGTTCTTTTTGAGCTGCGTTATTATAGTGTTCATCCATGCGTTCAGCACTTTCGATAAGACTGAGGAAGAGCGGGACCTTATCGAAAAGATAATAAAAGAGTTGGACCTGTTGCCGGCAAGGAAGAAATAGCGAAATGTTGTTGTGCCGGAAACAATAAAAGGTTTCGAGCATGATACGATCAAGGCGCCAGATGTCTGATGATGAGGAAAGATGACAAAGGCCTGCATAATTAATCTACCCAAAGTGCTTGATAAAAGGGGAAACCTTTCATTTATGGAAGGCGAACTACACATTCCATTTGAAATAGTAAGAACGTATTGGATATACGACGTGCCAGGAGGAGAAATTCGAGGGGGGCATGCATATAAGGAAAACCAGGAATTCATTGTTGCTCTTTCTGGTAGCTTCGACGTTTTAATAGACGATGGGACACAAAAGAAAACATTCAGTCTAAACCGATCATATTATGGTTTATATGTTCCACAAATGTATTGGCGCGAGATGCAGAATTTTTCAACCAATTCGCTCGCATTAGTAATTGCGTCAACCAAATTTGATGAAGATGACTATATCCGCGATTATAGAAATTTTATCCTTCAAACGCAAAACAAAGTTTCGAAATGAAGACAAACGTTTACGATTGTACAATAATTGAATTGGACAAAAGGCACCGCGAAAAGGGAAATCTGACGGTTGTAGAAAATCTGGAAACCATCCCTTTTTCTGTCCAAAGGGTTTACTATCTATATGACGTGCCCGGTGGTGAGTCAAGGGGTGGTCATGCCCACAAGGAATTGGAGCAGCTTGTCATAGCGGCAAGCGGCAGTTTTGACGTGATCTTAGATGACGCCAGGACGAAGCGGACATTCACGCTAAACCGACCATACCAAGGGTTAATCATTGTCCCAGGAATTTGGCGGGAAATCGCGAACTTTTCCTCAGGATCTGTTTGTCTTGTCTTGGCATCGCTTAATTATGATGAAAAGGATTATTTCAGGTCATACATCGATTTTATCGATTATAAAAGCTCACTTTCAGAAAAATAAATATCTGCGTTTTGGTCAATAAGGGAGACATAGCAAGTTGCTCCACAATGAATCTACGTAAAAAATCAGAATATTATTATCTATTTAAGAGGAAATAGCTTGTCAAGGATTTTGGTTGGCGGTGCAGGTGGAGCTCCTTCTGAGGGTGTGATACGCTCCTTATTGGAGGATGATAAATGCGAAGAAATAATTGGCATGGGGAGTGAACCGAGCGATTTAATATTGTCAGCTGCAAGAGTAAAAATATGTGTTCCCTATGCTGTCGAATCAAAATATAAAGAAAGCATATTGGGAATATTGAAACAGGAGCAGGTCCATCTTCTTCACTGCCAAAATGATATGGAAATATTAGAGATATCCAAGCTTCGAAGTGAAATCAAGGCTCTTGGTGTGAAATTATTTATGCCTGAACATGGTGTAATAGATGCATGTGTAAATAAGTTTAAAAGCTATCAAATATGGGCATCGAAAGGAGTGCCTGTTCCCAAAAGTATTTTTATTAACAATGAACATGACCTAAAAAATGCATTTGAACGGTTAGGAAATAAACAAGGAAACATTTGGCTTCGTTCCACAGCGATTAGTGGTGGAGGAAAAGGAGCACTTCCGACCAACGATTTTGAATTTGCTAAGAGATGGATAAACCGATATAATGGATGGGGTGAGTTTTCTGCAGCGGAAATGCTATCTTCGGACACCATTACGTGGCTTTCAATTTGGTTTGAAGGTGAATTGGTGGTTGCGCAGACACGTAAAAGAATGGGTTGGACCCATGGCAACAGAACTTTGTCCGGCGTAACGGGGGTAACAAAGGTCGGTATAACATGCTCGGATGAAAAGGTAGATGCAATCGCGAGAAACGCAATATGCGCAATTGATAAGAGACCCCATGGAATTTATGGGGTTGATATGGCTTACGATCAAAATAATGTTCCAAATCCGACAGAAATAAACATTTCAAGGTTTTTTACAACAATTCTTTTCTTTACAAGAGCCGGATTGAACATGCCAAAAATCTTCAAGGATATCGCTCTATACGGGGAGTTTCCTATATTAGAAAAGAATATCAATCCCTTACCCAATGGACTAATGTGGGTAAGAGGCATGGATACTGAACCAATGTTGGTGACTGAAAAAGACATGGTCGAACGCATAAGAGGATTCAAAAAGAACAAGTAACATGCTCTTTCGGAGCTTCGGATGTTGGGGACAATTTCATATTTGAAATCGATTAAATCCTGACTCATAGAAGACAGAAGCCCTTCTTCAATCATATAATATTATTACACAAGACCTTCATCCTCTGTTGATCGCCACATGAAAATTTGTTTGCCAAACAGATATGCAGACTTCGAGAAGAAAACGAAATGAACATTATCCTTGATCTTGACGGAACGCTTATAGACGCAAAACGCCGTTTATTCACGCTATTTTGCGATCTAACAAAGCAGACACTATTGGCAATTGATGATTATTGGGAATTAAAGCGCGCCATGTATGACAATTCCTATATTTTAAAAAACTATTTTAGTTATTCTGAGGCTGAAATTGGTGCTTTTAACAGAAAATGGCTTGATCAGATAGAAGAAAGCAACTATTTACGGCTTGATACGATGTTTCCGTTTACTATTGACGTTTTAGATAAGCTGCTTCAACAGGATATTAATCTGCTTATGATAACAGCAAGACAGTTCAAACCAAATACACTACAGGAAATTAACCGCTTTGCAATTGCAAAATTTTTCTCGGCTATTTTTGTCACAGAAGGTCATAAGACAAAAGAGGAACTACTACGATCTTCCGGATTAGAATTTCATAGTGAAGATCTGTTGGTTGGTGATACAGGAATTGATATTCAAACCGGGAAATCGCTGAACGTAAGGACATTCGCAGTTTTGTCGGGCTTCCGGAATAGATCTATGCAGCTAAAATACAGGCCAGATTTTATTGCAGATGATATGCGGAATATTGTTGAAGTATTGAAGTAATTTAAAGCTCCCCCTCGCAGGCAGAGAAGACCCCCTTTAATTTTGAGGGAATAAAAACATAACTTACAGCCGCTCGTATTCCCCGAGAAAGCTGCACGTAGTACGAACGCTAGGATCCAACCTGGAAAAAGGCGAGTGTACCATATGGAAGTTCCATTCCTGTCATTGAAGGATATTTCGCACAAATACTCAGATGAAATCAACAAGGTAATCAAGCGCGTCGTTGATTCCGGATGGTATCTGCAAGGCAAGGAAAATAGAACGTTCGAGACAAACTATTCAAACTACATAGGAACTAAGAATGCAATTGGCGTAGCAAACGGATTGGATGCACTTATATGGATTCTGCGGGGATATATCGAGATGGGAGTAATGAAACCCGGGGATGAAGTTATTGTTCCGGCAAATACCTTTATTGCCTCAATCCTTGCAATTACCGATAATGATTTGGTGCCCGTATTGATTGAACCCAAAATAGCGGATTTTCAAATAGACGACCATTTAATTGAAACCGCAATCACATCAAAGACAAAAGCGATAATGATCGTACATCTATACGGGCAATGTGCATACACTGTAAAAATTCATGAACTCTGCCGAAAGTATAACCTTAAGCTAATTGAAGACAATGCGCAAGCTCATGGATGCATGTTTGGCAGAATTAAAACAGGGGCTCTCGGCGACGCGGCGGGCCACAGCTTTTATCCCGGAAAAAATCTAGGGGCTTTAGGAGATGCCGGCGCTGTCACAACAAATGATGATGCATTAGCAGCAATAGTTCGCACGCTTGCTAATTATGGTTCAACAAAGAAATATGTCTACAAATTCAAGGGACGAAACAGCCGACTTGATGAAATTCAGGCTGGGGTACTTAATGTCAAGCTGCGACATCTTGATGAGGATATTAAATTGCGAAGGCGTGTTGCAGAACTATACATCGAAAACATAAGAAACGACCGCATAACACTCCCTATGGTTGCGGATTGGAACGCCCACGTTTTTCATATTTTTGCCATCCGTAGCAAGAAACGTGACGATCTTCAGAAACACTTAAGCGACAACGGCATTCAGACGCTAATTCATTATCCCATCCCTCCTCACAAACAGGAATGTTATAAAGAGTGGCATTCGTTGTCGCTGCCAATTACAGAGCTGATCCATAGGGAAGTGCTAAGCCTGCCGATGAGTCCAACCCTTGATGACAAACAAGTTAGGTACGTCATAGACGTGGTAAATAAATGGTAAGGACCACAACATTACGATAAGTAAAACATTCTCACTGACCTCGATTTTCACACTTGTCAGAATGAACGCCGACTTTGTATTTAGTATCATGCCATTTATCGTAAAGAATTAATAATAGCATGAAGATTTTACTGACTGGAGCTTCCGGTTTTCTAGGTAATAATCTGCTTCGTTATATTAAATCGCATGATACAAACGATAAATTACAATTGTATTTATTAACATCAACATCAATTAACGGATATACCTGCATCCCACACAAAGATTATACTTTTTCCAAGAAAGATATTTCCAGAAAAGTGGCCGACCGCATCGATGTTCTTGTCCATTGCGGAGCTTTTTCACCCAAAACCAAAAAGGAAATGAACGATATACGAGGGTCATCTAAAAATATTGAAAACACAGTTTATCTAATAGACAACCTGCCTTTTCCACCTAAAAAAATTATCTACACCAGCTCCGTAAGTATTTATGATGCTTCGAGTTCTGAA contains:
- a CDS encoding Gfo/Idh/MocA family oxidoreductase; amino-acid sequence: MGKTFALIGAGGYIAPRHLQAIKDTGNVLVAACDPKDSVGVLDKYFFDVHFFTEFERFDRHAEKLRRKGTPVEYVSICSPNYLHDAHMRFAMRIGANAICEKPLVLNPWNLDALAELEQESGKKISTILQLRVHPALIKLRENILKVKKVQKHKIVLTYITSRGNWYLVSWKGQLDRSGGLATNIGIHFFDLLIWLFGSVQRSEVHVSMPRKTGGFLELERATVQWFLSIDKSDLPSQAVAQNKTTFRSITMDEKEIEFSEGFANLHTKVYEETLVGNGFGIEDVRPSISLAHEIRIATPTGIKAESHPFLTKASL
- a CDS encoding acyltransferase — protein: MTQYFKHESAYVDEPVDIGEGTKIWHFCHVMKNVKIGINCILGQNVSIASDVKIGDNVKIQNNVSVYTGTIVEDDVFLGPSCVLTNVTNPRAQINRHALYEKTNIRRGATIGANATIVCGTTIGRYAFIAAGAIVSKDVPDYALVMGVPGRQEGWMSRHGHILKSPDKKGIMKCPESGLRYKEIKKGVLRCMDLDEDAELPDGLKIGKVRYDDLKKKHRP
- a CDS encoding Wzz/FepE/Etk N-terminal domain-containing protein, with protein sequence MEHLPVQPQTTPLSRPRDPDEINLLEYIYALVKHKKLIIGLTLLGIVGGYVAALVKGPMWVAEAMIAPKERESQKSTSLADLGALGGLVASQLNLDQGSASLNTMEMILDSRDFGAKLIEKDSLLPFIYKYQWPGKYKKYWDQSRNTWKPNFVKPNPLAMGGFIKKKYVKKTKDTKKNVIVLTIQTKDSAFTSTFATTYMDYLNEYIRTKVQTEAKENVAYLDSELVNIADPLLRTKILGLLASEIEKEMVVSREAFKVADPLYIHKTFKEKRLLPLVFGVGLFFLSCVIIVFIHAFSTFDKTEEERDLIEKIIKELDLLPARKK
- a CDS encoding FdtA/QdtA family cupin domain-containing protein, whose translation is MTKACIINLPKVLDKRGNLSFMEGELHIPFEIVRTYWIYDVPGGEIRGGHAYKENQEFIVALSGSFDVLIDDGTQKKTFSLNRSYYGLYVPQMYWREMQNFSTNSLALVIASTKFDEDDYIRDYRNFILQTQNKVSK
- a CDS encoding FdtA/QdtA family cupin domain-containing protein, with translation MKTNVYDCTIIELDKRHREKGNLTVVENLETIPFSVQRVYYLYDVPGGESRGGHAHKELEQLVIAASGSFDVILDDARTKRTFTLNRPYQGLIIVPGIWREIANFSSGSVCLVLASLNYDEKDYFRSYIDFIDYKSSLSEK
- a CDS encoding HAD hydrolase-like protein — translated: MNIILDLDGTLIDAKRRLFTLFCDLTKQTLLAIDDYWELKRAMYDNSYILKNYFSYSEAEIGAFNRKWLDQIEESNYLRLDTMFPFTIDVLDKLLQQDINLLMITARQFKPNTLQEINRFAIAKFFSAIFVTEGHKTKEELLRSSGLEFHSEDLLVGDTGIDIQTGKSLNVRTFAVLSGFRNRSMQLKYRPDFIADDMRNIVEVLK
- a CDS encoding DegT/DnrJ/EryC1/StrS family aminotransferase — encoded protein: MEVPFLSLKDISHKYSDEINKVIKRVVDSGWYLQGKENRTFETNYSNYIGTKNAIGVANGLDALIWILRGYIEMGVMKPGDEVIVPANTFIASILAITDNDLVPVLIEPKIADFQIDDHLIETAITSKTKAIMIVHLYGQCAYTVKIHELCRKYNLKLIEDNAQAHGCMFGRIKTGALGDAAGHSFYPGKNLGALGDAGAVTTNDDALAAIVRTLANYGSTKKYVYKFKGRNSRLDEIQAGVLNVKLRHLDEDIKLRRRVAELYIENIRNDRITLPMVADWNAHVFHIFAIRSKKRDDLQKHLSDNGIQTLIHYPIPPHKQECYKEWHSLSLPITELIHREVLSLPMSPTLDDKQVRYVIDVVNKW